The genomic region GAAATTTATTGTTGCATGGTCCATGGAAATGGTTACTCATCGAATTCGCATCGTATTATGGGGTTTCTGATGCTTACACTAAACTAAGGTTCGATGTTGTAAAAATTGTCAAATATGTATACAAAACTCGTGTCTGTTTAAAAAAACGGgtcgtctgtggatggtaagctgtgcttagattcaacttggtggacaacctcctagaagcagcttttcttgccaccagacctttctccatcaattaggaatctgatgccgtcaggTTTAAGTTTTAACCTTTTAGAAACATGTTTTCAGGTACCTTTCATATATAATGGATGTTGCTACCCCAACAGCTGATTGTCTCTCTTTGGTGTACGACTTATTATTACCGGTTATGATGAAGGGGCATAGCAAGAGCACCCTTAGTCATCAAGAGGTTCAACCTTTGCCAATTTATTTGTTTGTATTTACAATATCTTGCATTTTGTATCGTAATCTAAGGTACTGTATTGTATTGATGATTTTACCAGAATAGAATATTGGGAGAGATTGTAGAGCAAATCGAACAAATTCTTGCTCTTGTTTTTGAGAATTACAAGTCACTCGATGAGCAATCACCATCCGGCATTATGGACGTTTTCCGGCCTGCTACGGGAGTAGCTGCACCGGTTTTGGAGCATGctgttaaactttataaactcACAAATGATATATTATCGCCTGAAGCACAAAATAAATTATATAGCTACTTCCAGGTTCGAAATTTCACACGCATCAATATTAACCTTTTCATGGTTCAGTAAAATGACTATAATACCCTCGTCATAACTAGAAATAAATTGTTGTGGTTATTAGGCTGCTGCTAAAAAAAGATGCAGAAGACATTTGACCGAAACCGACGAGTTTGTTAGTGGGAATGGTGAAGGCATTATGATGGATTCTGTTGCTGTTTCTACGGCTTATCAGAAAATGAAACATGTTTGCCTCAACATAAGAAATGAGATATTTACGGACATCGAGATCCACAATTGCAATATACTCCCAAGGTGCGTATTCTTTACTGCATTCTATTTCGAAACATTGACTTGAATAAAAGATATCTtactattgttattattttttattttttgcagTTTTATCGACTTGCCGAACCTTTCATCAGCGATATACAGTGCGGAACTCTCGAGCAGATTAAGAACATTTCTTGTTGCTTGCCCTCCGACCGCTCCTGCGACTCATGTTACTGACCTTGTAATTGCGACGGCAGACTTCCAAAAGGATCTTGCCAGCTGGAATATTAAGTAATATTTGACCAAGTTATGTTAGTTGCTAATTGTTGACTTTTTTGTggattaatttgttttttttttaaatttattttggCAGTCCTGTAAAAAATGGGGTCGATGCAAAAGAATTGTTTCATTTGTATATTATGATCTGGATTCAAGATAAGCGTTTATCTCTCTTGGAGACATGTAAGCTGGATAAGGTATGCACTAATCGTATATTACATTTTATTGTATGGATTATAGATACACagatatatagggtaaggttcatttgagaaccacctttattgtgagaaccaatgtgaacacacaaaaaaaacctacccccccccccccccccaaaaaaaaaaaaaaaaaaaaaaaacctacccccaccgaagctaaaatgctaaaaactaaacccccaaaaaacctaaaaaacacacaatttttttttaatattttttacattaaaatcgctacttttagttgccaaaaaaaaatttttttttttggtagcGAAATATAGcgcttttttttaattaaaaataaaaaaaattttgtgtgttttttagctatttttaggtatttttggttgtgttcacattggttctcgcggtctcgcaataaagggtggttcctaacggatccttctcctatacgTATATACGTATGTATATTTATTATGCATTTATGAACATATTATATGCAGGTGAAATGGTCTGGAGTGAGTACACAACATTCAACTACTCCATTTGTGGATGAGATGTACGACCGCTTTAAAGAGACATTAAACGATTATGAAGTTATAATATGCCGCTGGCCCGAGTATACCTTCGCTTTGGAGAATGTACGTCTCACTTTTACCTGCGAACATTTtttgttcatttttttttactttttcctTTATTTTGGTTTTGTTAAATAGGCGGTTGCTGACATTGAAAAAGCGGTAATCGAAGCCTTAGACAGACAATACGCAGATGTCGTAGCGCCTTTGAAAGAGAACATGACACCCAAGAAGTTCGGGCTAAAGTATGTACAAAAACTCGCCAAAAGGACCACACATCCTTATGTGGTGCCACACGAGGTTTGTATTCTAGTATTACGTATAACTAGAAAAAGTGTCATCTTGACATGTGTTACGATTATCATTATTTTTGTTGTTCGGTCATATCTAtatcaatttatatttataatttagtTTTTGTTGTGGGTAAAGCTTGGCATTCTGTTGAACTCGATGAAAAGAATGCTCGATGTTTTGCGCCCTAAAATTGAGCTACAACTAAAGTCATGGGGTTCATGTTGCATTCCTGATGGTGGAAATGTAGCACCCGGGGAGCGGTTAAGTGAAGTCACGGTGATGCTTAGATCGAAATTCAGAAATTATCTCCAAGCAGTTGTTGAGAAGCTTGTTGAAAATGTGAGTGCAGTGTAGTTTATTATTTGCTGCATTTTTTTCTATATTTAGGTTAAATATTGATTTTATTCAAAGGTGGCAAATTTTGGCTCATTTACTTTTAAAAAGTTCGAATCTTAAtggtaaaataaaaaaattaactagTCATCAAAAGTGATTTTTGATGCAAAACTTCGTAAATCTTTTTATTCAAAAAAGTAGACTTTATTTATAATAATGtgattttttaaatttaaaaagcACTCTAGTTTTCTTGGATTTTTTTCATTTCTTGCATCAAACAAGATTACAGGATGTTAAAAAACTCAAGAAAGTTATTATAATAAAAAGAAATGGGTCGAAAGTCGCTTAATttgtatttttaatgtataaaaacaattaaatcatcTTAATTTTAAAGATTagatttttattaaattattatattataacTATTTAAAGCATACAAAAAATCAACtggtttgacccgaacccgtaTTTCCTTTTACCCAACCCACTCGTACCAGCTAAATTTGATGGATTATTTTTCATCTGGCGCAGACAAGATTACAAAGTGGTACAAAACTCAAGAAAATCCTTCAAGATTCAAAGGAAAGTGTGGCAGAATCTGAGATTCGATGCAGAATGCAACCGTTAAAAGATCAACTTACAAATACAATAAATCATCTCCATACGATCTTTGAGACCCATGTTTTTATTGCAATATCAAGAGGATATTGGGACCGAATGGGGCAGGTGAGTTGACATTTTGctaaaaaggaaaaagaaaaatacattttttttttttttaatttgcatGTTTTTGTGTTGTTGCAGGATGTTTTGGGTTTTCTTGAGAACAGGAAAGAGAATCGTTCATGGTACAAAGGTTCAAGAGTTGCTGTTTCTGTAAGTTGCATTCTGTCCCATGAGTTTTATTAATTTCGACTTTTACGTACAAATTGCTAATCTTGTTTGTTTAGATAtctagggtaaagttcttgtacaaataatcttaacatactaagcatacaaattgaaggaaaactaaaaaagacaaggtggcatttttgtaattatcaataactatcaaagttactctacaaatatacctaaaaaaagcctaaacacccccccccccccccacgcaagctaaaatgctaaaaactaaacccccaaaaaacctaaaaaaataaaaaaaacacaattattttattttatttttttaacatttttttttaaaaaatcgctacttttagtagcagcaaatttttttttttttttttttttttttttgttgctaacaaaatgtagcgattttttaataaaaaaatgttaaaaaaaattgtgttttttaggtatttttggttgagttcacatttgtatagtaactttgataattggtggtaattacaaaaatgccaccttgtctttttgagttttccttcaatttgtatgtttagtatgttaagattatttgtatttgatcttttacctagatatctatactatattataatacataaGGGAGGGGCATATAAATACACCACTAAAATGAGGGTAAGGTCttttaaacaataattatattttagccccccatcttattacacttaaatccttTAGTTTTAAGATAATTATGGGTAATTAGTTACACTTTTCCCCCTCCCCAATaaacttataattcttttacGTATTCTTGCTATATCTTATAAATTATcttttatacctccatttcatatatttcatattttatatctccatttcatatatttatactttcatttcatgtatgtatacctcaatttcatatatttctaagcaaaagttttaggccaagtttggtttttgctattaactgaaattaaatAAACCAAATCAAAAACCGTCAATCTAACCGAATAAATCGAAATGATTAACTGAAAACCGATTGATTAATAACTGAACCAACCGAACCATGCACATCACAATGAAATAGATTACCTGATTACTTCGCTTGTGATGTATATCTATCACAATGATActacaataaatattatatgaataagaaaAGTACCAAAAACGAGTATCGTAATACAATGTGTCGCTCCCACCGCATCGCGCGGACGTGCTGCTATTATATGCAGTTGATATTGGTACCAATATTATCCGTGATATTGACCGATTGATCACTGAATTattattagtgttaaattgctatatatataaattctacatgatattaaaattaccgatatctcactgagataacctatatctcaaatattggtccttgaccgatattatatatatgtttttaaaaaaaaattcggCGCTTTTCTTTGTAAATACCTGTAGAAGCCTTTttactaaaaaatcaaaaactaaaaatataaaaaaaatgtttaaaaaatagttaaaaaaggctatttttttttacaaaaatgatcTATTATTGGAATACTTTCTACCCATTTTTATAAGGAAAAGTGCtgaatttttctttaaaaaaattgatttttaacatgttaagttaattgtataagatatatatattttttaactgtttttaaacatttttttttatatttttagtttttattttttttattaaaaatgcttctaCATGTATTTATCAGAAAAAGCACCGGATTTTTTTGTTATTATGATATTTTAAGTAACTTGTATTTTGAAAACACAGATTTTGGATGATATATTTGCTTCACAAATACAACAATTGCTTGGTAACGCACTTCAAGATAAGGATCTTGAACCACCAAGATCCATAGTTGAAGTGCGGTCAATGCTCTGCAAGGATGCTGGTAGTTACAAGAACGATACTTTCTACTATTAGAAACCGTTTTGCATATACATTCGGAAAGCAGGCTGATGGAGTTGGCTGTTGAAGTCAAGTTTTGTGTTCATCCCTCGAGGGTGTTATAATTGGTTCTATTTGTGTAGTTACATCTAACGAGTATATAAATTAATTTCTTAATGGTTGCATTATAGCGAATGTAGTAGAGATCATGCGAGAGCCCTTATAATTTATCATATGATAGCGCGACAAGTATTTTTTTGTTTGTGATCTTTTTGATGTGGTTGACTTATACAAAACATGGTCTTTGACCAGGGACAGTATATAACTTTTACTATCAGTTTATGCAACACTCGAATTCAGTGGAATGTTGCATCACAGAATCAACAACTGTGAACAGGTGTTCATACATACTAACAGTCTATAGGTAATTACTTGCGAGTTTTGGGTAAACCCGTTAGCTAAAAAAATACCTGTTGGATATACTCGACCCAAAACCGCTGGGTACCTATCGGTAACTACTAATTACCTATATATACAAAAAGCAACGCACACCctttcatacatatatatacataatacaACATACCTTTTCGGATTACAAGTTTAAGACACACCCTTtcatatattaattataattagaCATGGACTTTGTGTTCAAATGAAAATATATACACGATTTGCAACCTCCAATGAACATGTCATAATCCCACCCCATGATAGCAAGTTAAGGTGCCTCATAACACCATCACGTCGCTTCATTCGACAGGCACCGATTCATTAAAAAAGACACCGATTCATTAAAAAAGACACTGATttttttaaaaaggggaaaacccCTGGGAACCGGCCTGaacgggactcgaacccgggtctctcGTGTCACAAAGCAACGTCTCAACCACTCGgacgggcatgccacatccaaaaaaaaaaaaaaaaaagacactgATTCATTATTAGTATAATACAAATTACTAATATAACCATGTATTACCGAACCGTTGTCTTACTCATACTCCAACATTATCATATACAACTCACAAAGCAAAATAACCAAACACTACCATTACGAACAGTTGTCTCCATTTGTTATTAATACAAAAAAATAGAACTATAAACTACCGAATAGTTGTCTCCTTTCGTTATCAATATAATTCATCAACACCTTCTCCCACCAATACCATCACATACTTCCGTCAATAACCGTCCACGCCAGTTTGACGTCTTTTTTTTCTCTATTGCCGATCCCTGCTTCCCTTCATATTTCTCAGTTTCCGATCTTCGTTACTCCCGTTCATTCCTTATTTGTGCCCATCTGTTTAAATTGTTACATATTCAAATTTTATTCTGGTATGATCTCACTCCCATTACTTTTAAGCAAAAATTGTCCGTAGAAAATTCAATTTTTATCTCCGTTATTTTTACGCAGGTAATTACTCTGATCGTTTTCTGATTTTTCTATTTGATTATCCATTTATCTTGATAAGTATAATTCTTTTGATAAAAAACTGAAGATCAAGATACAACAACAATAAAATGTGACCAATAAAAGAGACTTGAAAGAACATGGCAATTATGATTATTTGGTTCTTTATTTATCTTGATAAGTATAATTCTTTTGATAAAAAAGACAGTAGATACAACAACAATAAAACAAGATCAAGTAAGAAACAGAGTCTTGAAAGAACATGTCAAATAGAGACAAATATGTTAACACAATATCGGTTCTCTGTTTGTATGGATTAGTATAATTttttttgattgaaaatgaagTCAATGAGATTTGAAAGAACATGGCAAGTAGCGccagaaatatatatttttttgaacggcaaggaaCAACGTGTCAACCATCGTAATACCGGGCGCTGATATATATCATGTTATAATAACATTAATAGCAACTTCTGGATTATAATCTTACAGTAACATGATAACAAACTCAGAAAACATATTATGTAATGAGAATAACATAGAAGTACCATATGATTGAATCGCATGAACATAATTTAAAGTATGACTATTGATGGCGATTGTAACCAGTGGATTTGTTTTGATTTACAATTAGAGATTGACGAGATAAGAAAAAAACATTTGGGGATTTTAAAGAAATTGGCGAATCGGTGTTCGGTGGAAGACCGGAAAGCGGTGCCTAAATAACAACCTGAGATGAGGCGTTTGGTTAGATTACTTAGTTTGATGTGgaatttagtttaattatttagggaaaagatcaaataggaagttaattttggctaggaaggataggaagccacaggattatgacatgtggcaaattttaaaataaagagaaagggtattttagtcaatctcatcatttcttcttccttcttctccccagttacttcaaaacccaccatctccaaccttttcttcacttactatctcaataatcactacattatagtgtgattttcgtcatcaatcaatgattcaaccacccgatcaacgtgttcttcagcttttttcgaagaaaacccagtttaatttcattcaaaatctcgttttttctggtgattttgaagataatcactcgatttgttcgattcaatcgctgataagtgtaagtgtttctatcattcaaatttcgtcaattgatgaagaaatcagcttcgatccatgtaagaaattctttaatttcattttcacgatctgggtttttatttagtcattgcgttttacgatcttgacgggggtccgggggcggcagcccctggtagcggggtcacaggggcggcagcccctggcgggatccaaggggcagagcccctgtcTTCGtcaattgctgtactaaaaacgcatcagaaaaattaattttccagaaattggctcatttcgaagacagtaatttgtagacaattcagacagttcacagacaattcacaaacagttcacaaacagttttatgtgtccattgcgttttagaaataagagagttttatgtgttttctggctattgcgttttagaaaaaacacatttttaagtatctttagtcattgcgttttaggtaaaacacatttttgaagtgtttttagtcattgcgttttaggtaaaacacatttttaggtgttttcagtccattgcgttttacagagaacactttcttttgtttttttaggtcattgcgttttagaaatgagacatttttaagtgttttttggctattgcgttttacaaataaaacatttctttgtgttttctggccattgcgttttacaaataagacatttctttgtgttttttgtgtattgcgttttaggtaaaacacttttttatgtgttttcagtccattgcgttttagaaataagacatttctttgtgttttctggccattgcgttttacaaataagtcatttctttgtgtttttagtgcattgcgttttagaaaaatgtcattttttaggcttttttttcattgcgttttacgtaactgatggtttttctattgcgttttacacaactgggttaaatttttttttttttaaatataacaatagtatactcgttttaaagataaaaaacgctcgttttttggtgcaatttttataaaaaaataatgtcgtatgaaagagttattaacgtttaaaaaatgggggggaattggatgagagagaaactattggcttggattgactagaatgcccttgaacaaactcacacgcctcttttcttcctttcaatttccctaatttaatcttagcccttgattaacttaatggatggtcaagatcacttcctagcctttctagccaaataaacttcctattgtatctccaccttAATTATTTAATGTTGTGTTGTGTATGATAATGTTTAATGTCTTAAAATTCTAATACGTGGAACTGGTGAACCCTCATACGAACCGACAGTCAAAAGTGTGGCTAGAAATGACTTTAGATCATGCCGTTTAACTAATGTTTCGTATGGATTAGCGCTTATTTACTAAACATATGCTTTAACTTAAAACCGCACCCCTATTTTCATATGAATTGTGATACTCTTTACAAAAAAAAGTGATGACCCTTCAATGTAACCGTCATGCGAACAATTGCATCGATTTATACAGCATGTTGTTTTTCCATGTACACCCACCCAAACCGCTATACCCTTTATAAAAAAGTCATGACCCAACATATTCATATGCATCCATCCGAATTGTTATACCCTTTTGAAAAAGCAACCGAGCCACGCGTGAAAAAGCAAACGACAAATTTTGATCACTAACAAACCACTAgggtatcatcgtgccaccagtggAACCACTCGATCATTTCCGACCTCCACTAGactataatgcctatacaccaattcaggaagAAACCCAATAAACTTGGATCATCAAGTTTGTAATATGTATTTGTTAAAatgtataaattcgagttactttgTATAAAAGAAAATTCTATTGAGAAATTATAATAAAGATCCCGTCACAACGCGTGGGTTGGCGTTAACTCGTCAATTACATTTATCATTATCACTATAAAAATATGTGAAGTAACTACAAATTATATAaacaaaaatatcaaaaaatataataaaaaacacTCAAATACATAGATGACAAATAATGATATACATATAcataaacatatttaaaaaataaaaaaaaagattataTCGGGTATATACAATTGGataaacgggtacactttatcggaTAATTAGACCTGGTAAACTGGCATATCATGAAATCCCAAACTCGTGAAAAATAAAAGCTAATCCCAAACCCGGTATCATATCCAATTACCCAACCCCAAACTTGTTCCAAATGTGTTGGGTTTATCCATCGGGTTCAGGTTCGATTGACATCACTTAGATCGGAGTTGGCTATATTTTTCAATGATAACTATTAAAAAGGATAAGAGGTGTTACGATTTAGTAAATAGTCGGTATATTATGCAGTAGTGTCTTGatagaaatgaacaaaagtgaaATTTAACTTCATCATATGAACAATGTTTGTAGTCTACTCTTGTTTTCACTAACGGAAGGTGTTTATACTTATAAAATTGTGTAGCATATACTTTTTAATCAACGTTGTCGATTTATTTTAGTTTTAACCTTATATTAtgcagtgttgtaaaagtcgctaggcggtccctagtcggccgactggggagttgagagtaatcggagtactcggagagtactcggggagtatgcgaacatggtaaatataaagaaaattaattgttatatattatttatgtgttaaaataagcataattcatgtcaactgagtataatttaaaatgaaacatgtttaaagttcaaatattctgaatacaagtccgactagtctgagtacaaggccgagtagttcGAGTACAAGGCTGAGTATGCCgattttgaccgagtttgaccgattaaaagtcaacaaaccacgttgaccgcctagaccgactaggccgactacgcccgactaggccg from Helianthus annuus cultivar XRQ/B chromosome 10, HanXRQr2.0-SUNRISE, whole genome shotgun sequence harbors:
- the LOC110883789 gene encoding uncharacterized protein LOC110883789, producing the protein MFTEGLDTNALRWVKEGSNNPKKEVPNFVPNERRRIDPVPSRNGNRGFGLPPTSKFRSGHLPGVIPISQVLPGEDTNSASENDMSTDSEEEVYGGRYSLDSSPQNDIVFPSNRSYDPTRVRPRYHVYSSDVSSSVETMGARRNGTNRVRNSCMYVEDESDDSNGSSEFSTTQVPSRAFSTTQVPSRVNGDASRKDHKASFDEDIPSAPPFLGSDVESKQQEHPQPSKSNRTPLRANSRDFEVKPSIERKTPSVDLKDDHKNETSKSSNRNVRAKSGPSSGSFHARLPTFHASSLGPWHSVIAYDACVRLCLHAWAKGCMEAPMFLENECALLRSTFDLQQVLLQSEGELLVKRSSEVGNKGGAAKPKKMVGKMKVQVRKVRMALDPPTGCNFSSLKPPKVKLETVKRHCSTVQSKLSSGWQAVRRIPFSPREPINGSFSQQSLAYMQASTQYMKQVSSLLKTGVSSLRSTSSANEVLQETYSCLLRLKSSAEEDTVRMQPGSSELHIFLPDSLGDDLIVEVYDSKRNHYGRALVQLATISEDPNEKLRWWSIYREPEHELVGKIQLHINYTTSLDDSIKCGSVAETVAYDIVLEVAMKVQNFQQRNLLLHGPWKWLLIEFASYYGVSDAYTKLRYLSYIMDVATPTADCLSLVYDLLLPVMMKGHSKSTLSHQENRILGEIVEQIEQILALVFENYKSLDEQSPSGIMDVFRPATGVAAPVLEHAVKLYKLTNDILSPEAQNKLYSYFQAAAKKRCRRHLTETDEFVSGNGEGIMMDSVAVSTAYQKMKHVCLNIRNEIFTDIEIHNCNILPSFIDLPNLSSAIYSAELSSRLRTFLVACPPTAPATHVTDLVIATADFQKDLASWNINPVKNGVDAKELFHLYIMIWIQDKRLSLLETCKLDKVKWSGVSTQHSTTPFVDEMYDRFKETLNDYEVIICRWPEYTFALENAVADIEKAVIEALDRQYADVVAPLKENMTPKKFGLKYVQKLAKRTTHPYVVPHELGILLNSMKRMLDVLRPKIELQLKSWGSCCIPDGGNVAPGERLSEVTVMLRSKFRNYLQAVVEKLVENTRLQSGTKLKKILQDSKESVAESEIRCRMQPLKDQLTNTINHLHTIFETHVFIAISRGYWDRMGQDVLGFLENRKENRSWYKGSRVAVSILDDIFASQIQQLLGNALQDKDLEPPRSIVEVRSMLCKDAGSYKNDTFYY